Proteins found in one Oncorhynchus mykiss isolate Arlee chromosome 17, USDA_OmykA_1.1, whole genome shotgun sequence genomic segment:
- the LOC110494151 gene encoding transcription factor SOX-11-like, which translates to MTPAVSLSRASSSIMVQQRGHKYLAVMDSDLSQEVFVGLGADEGEEVFGPSPSNKDPNWCKTPTGHIKRPMNAFMVWSQIERRKIMEQWPDMHNAEISKRLGKRWKLLPDYEKIPFIKEAERLRLKHMADYPDYKYRPRKKSKSSMPVRVGEKVPLKTGKSHTGGRASASASASSTASSKGLKVRTPSSKHRASFHGNKFKGYDEGISDDDTVDVEMASQGASQPGGQRPAVDVFHHQQAAMTTGQQQPHLTAQLRVKLPTTTSHPPTSTLPVGLSSGSPVTQSLPESSPRVSSSSESRTPLSSTGRSSTPTSTSSSSFVSSASSDEELDEEILHIISNANFDSMPMDCATLDKDFDAAFHTNSGSHFDFPDYCTPEVNEMISGDLLVPSISDLVFKIY; encoded by the coding sequence ATGACTCCAGCCGTCAGTCTGAGTAGAGCATCATCCTCCATCATGGTACAGCAAAGGGGACACAAATACTTAGCAGTTATGGACAGCGATTTGAGCCAAGAGGTTTTCGTAGGACTGGgagcagatgaaggggaggaggttTTTGGACCGTCACCCTCCAACAAAGACCCCAACTGGTGCAAGACTCCCACGGGTCACATCAAGCGGCCCATGAATGCATTCATGGTCTGGTCGCAAATCGAGAGACGGAAGATCATGGAGCAGTGGCCAGATATGCATAACGCAGAGATCTCCAAACGCCTAGGCAAGCGCTGGAAACTCCTCCCCGACTACGAGAAGATCCCCTTCATCAAAGAAGCAGAGAGACTTCGGCTAAAGCACATGGCTGACTACCCCGACTACAAGTACCGGCCCCGGAAGAAGAGCAAGAGCTCCATGCCCGTGCGGGTCGGGGAAAAGGTCCCCCTGAAGACAGGCAAGTCCCACACGGGTGGTCGTGCATCCGCTTCCGCTTCCGCATCCTCCACAGCCTCCAGCAAAGGGCTCAAGGTCCGAACGccttcctccaaacacagagCCAGCTTCCACGGCAATAAGTTCAAAGGTTACGACGAGGGCATCAGCGATGACGACACAGTGGATGTAGAGATGGCCAGTCAGGGAGCAAGCCAGCCAGGAGGGCAGAGGCCAGCCGTGGACGTCTTCCACCACCAGCAGGCTGCCATGACCACTGGGCAGCAGCAACCTCATCTCACAGCCCAGCTCAGAGTCAAATTGCCCACCACCACCTCCCACCCGCCCACCTCCACCCTCCCTGTGGGCCTCTCCTCTGGGTCTCCTGTAACCCAGAGCCTCCCAGAGTCGTCCCCCAGGGTGTCCTCTTCATCGGAGTCCCGTACGCCCCTCTCCTCCACCGGCCgctcctccacccccacctccaccagcTCCTCCTCATTCGTGTCGTCGGCCTCCTCCGACGAGGAGCTGGATGAGGAAATCTTGCATATCATCTCCAACGCCAACTTCGACAGCATGCCTATGGATTGCGCCACTCTGGACAAAGACTTTGATGCTGCGTTTCACACCAACTCAGGATCCCACTTCGATTTCCCTGACTACTGCACCCCAGAAGTGAATGAGATGATATCCGGGGACTTGCTGGTGCCCAGTATCTCTGACCTGGTGTTCAAGATCTACTGA